In Gossypium hirsutum isolate 1008001.06 chromosome A10, Gossypium_hirsutum_v2.1, whole genome shotgun sequence, the DNA window TCTGGGTAATCTTAGTTTACTTTTATATGAATTTAGTGTGGAAATATCTTATCTTTTCTTCAGAAAGTCTTgttgatgtttaatgttgctaTAAAATCTTGTATTTTACTCTTTAAAgatcttgtttcttttgtttaTGTTGTGGTGACCTCACCAAGTGATTCAGAGTGATCGTATTGACATATTTGTTGTAAATACAGTCTTGGATATGCTATGGTTGATTTGTGGTCTACTCATGATGTTGGTGATTTGTTTTGGTCTGCTGTCACTTCCTAATTTTTCTTGCCAGTTATGCAATGCTGTAGCCATGTTATAAGGTCATAGTAGTTCCATGCAATCTTATTTTCTCCTTAAAATTTCATGACATGGCTATTTTGACATGATTAGTATAATTGATTCTGCACTTTACTCCGTGGCAGCGTTTGTGTATAAAGGGGGATTAAAGTTGGTGGATTTGTAGATTTTCAGTGCCAAGTTGTTTTAAGTTGCTTGGCACAGCTTATTAACTCTGGCGGGGGATTGTATAGATAGAGAAAGTCTATGAGCGACCTATGCTTTTCTACGTTCTAATTCAGTTGCCAGAGTTAGATGGACAGTTCCTCTCCAGAAGAAGGCAGTGAGCAAACTGATCATTATCCATTGCTAATGGAACGAGTGGAAAGCCATAATGGTGAAGAACACATAATTGACATCATGCGGCGTGATGATGCTTCATCAAGCACGTCCCAGGATGAGCGACCTTCGGGAGTGGACTTGACACAGAGTGAAGATAGACCGTCAAGCAGCACGCAAACTCCCACAAATCGGACTTCTTCTTCCTCAAACAGATTAAACTCTAGGAATTCATCATTCGCAAGGAATAGTGAAGGGTATGGTCGACGCCGCAGGAGCCCTTTAAACTCGGGATTATGGATTTCTGTTGAGTTAGTTGTCACTGTCAGTCAGATTATAGCATCTGTTGTTATTCTATCGTTGTCAAGAGATGAAAAGCCACAAGCTCCATTATTTGCTTGGGTTGTTGGTTATGCTTCTGGTTGTGTCGCAACACTTCCTATTCTTTACTGGCGCTTTCGAAACCGCAACCGGGGTATTGAGCACGACTTATCACACTCACATGAAGGCTCTTCTCTTGGCAATCCCAATGAGTCTACACCATATACAGCTATCTCAGTTACTCAAGCTTCAGATGAGGAGAATAACGGGAACACTGAATCAGCAACACGGAACACTCAGACTGCAGGATCCTTAAGCACAAGGTGTGTTTCCATTTATTATTCAGTCGCTACTTTATATCTACTATTAGGTTACGAAAACTCGACATTTTTCTAACTTTATATACAATAAAGTTGGATAGAGTGGATTAGGAAATACTTTACATTATAAACTTCATTGCAATTGCATTTATCATCATTCATGAATACATTAATCAAtagtatattttatttaaataaccatgaaaaagaaaaagttcttGCTTCAGATAATTTTAGTTGATTTCCTTTTAAAACTCTTTGTTAGACTATTGTTAACCTCCTATAATATGGCTTAAAAAACATAGTAACCCTTTTGTAGAATTTGAAGTTATTTTGAGTTCCATCATGTTAGACTTTGACTTGATGACTGCAAAAGCGGAAGGAAGCATTCATTTTTTTTCCCTAGTGAGAGTTTTCATTAATGTGTCCCAATATTTATTTCAGTTTAAGTAATGAAAACAGATTATAAATGTCTTGAAAGGAATTGAGAGcattacgaggctttatatgaaaGGTCTTCAAGTTTTTCATCCTTCTTGCATATATTCTGCTATAGGGGAATCTAAGAGCAAAAATGTTCTGATGGTCATGAAAGCATGACAAATGACAATGCACTCCGTAGCAATGATGATGGTGGAAAATAGTGTTAGATAGTGATGATTCAATTACATGGTTATACCAATCCTGTGAAGTTCCATGTTATTACTGCTGATTATGTCCGTGAGAAGTAATACTGGAATTGGAGACATTAGAGGCAATTAGTACTGTAGTAGCATCGgtaatggtatatatatatatgcagcaCAATAATTTAGACTTATCTGGGGTTTCATCTTAGTTGCAAAAAAAGAGAACTATGCTTTTTGATTtacttttttttagtttaatttttttccttttacataTGAACTTAAATTTTGCATTTTGTACGGGATCAAttgaaaataggaaaaaaataggTAGCAAGAATTGCAACTGGACATAGTTAActtgaaaagaattttttttggtTAGCAACAGATTGCGATATACCCTCCAAATTGTTCTTCTTGTGTGGTGATAGGTTTTTGAATAATGTGATCTTCAAAAAGTAAGTTGGAGTTGGCAAAACTAGCCTAGTTATGTTGTCGacaaatgaaaacaaaattaagaCATTAGTAGTCTTACAACAGCTCGTTTAGTATTATTTCTAGAACCAACAATCCTGTTTTTGGATTTTTGAAAGATCTGATAAGATGGGAGTGAAACAGGTCCCAATTTTCTGCTGCAAAATGTGGAACCTATCAGTAATAAATAAGAGTGAAGCCAAAACTTTTCACAACTATAGCAGAATAAAATTTAGGAGCTCTCATGgacaaaaatagttaaaaaatatcagtatgcatataaattatgatattagCTGTTGTTATAGTATTTCAGAAGTTTCTGTAGACTATATATTACCATTTAAGATGTTGTCACTGGTTGAAGTATTGACATCAAATATGCAGGCTCAATGGATTAGTCGACCATTTCAAGATGGCCCTAGATTGCTTTTTTGCTGTGTGGTTCGTTGTAGGCAGTGTTTGGATATTTGGAGGTCATGCATCTCCTTCTGATGCTCCTAAATTGTACAGGTACGATGGGGACTAAAATCTCGGTTGTTCTGCTTTGACTGAGATTCACATTTCCCAACAGTTTGTGAACCTTTTTGTTGGTTTCATTGCAGGCTATGTATGGTGTTCCTTACATTTAGCTGTATTGGATACGCGATGCCATTCATACTATGTGCAACCATTTGTTGCTGCTTGCCTTGCATAATTTCTATCCTTAGCACTCGGGAGGATCTTTCACAAACGAGAGGAGCCAGTACGGAATCTATAAATGCATTGCCAACCTACAAGTTTAAGTCCAAGAAAACTGCAAATGATGATGGTCAGGAAGATTCAACAGGTGAAGGCGGAGTCCTAGCTGCAGGGACAGAAAAGGAACGTTTGATATCAGGAGAAGATGCGGTAAGTTCTAATGCTAAGAACTTGTTGATAGCTTACTGCTCTTTACATGTAAACTGCAGCCCCATAAACTTGCATTCATAGTACTTAAACTGGATGGAACTGAACAAGGTAATTACATAGTACAAGCCATAGTGAAGTTCTAGGACCCTACAACTTAAGAAATTGACAATATTTGTTGTATGCATAAGATGGATATGGTATACTGGTCGTCAGGTGGTTAGTCTAAGTTGGGGTATTGCAGGCTTGTTGCATTTGCTTGGCAAACTACGTGGATGACGATGAGCTGAGAGAGCTGCCATGTGACCATGTCTTCCATGTGGAGTGTGTAGATAAATGGTTGAAAATCAATGCCTCTTGTCCGCTGTGTAAAAGCGAGATTGGTGAGAGCAGCGCTGCTTTACCATTGGCTAGAGATTCGAATTAACAAAAGCATGGGAAGAGGATGTGCAAGGAAAACCGGTTGGAGATGGGACAATGTGTTTAATGCTTTTGGTGCTCGACTCCTGCTGCAGTTTATGCGTGTGTTTAACATTACATTACATGCAAAATCCTTGAAGAGCTTTACTTTGTTCTACAAATTCTTGCATTTTTTAGCTCAATTCGAGCTTCATACGTCAACAGAGTGAGTCTCTGCCATGCGTCAGACGCCGTGAGTACATATCATCAAATAGGGTTTGTAGTCCTTTGTTCACATTTTCTTTTTTCCCTCGAAATTGCGTTAATTGCTTTACGCCATAATCCATTTACCATCTTGTAAGTAAACATGAATGTCTTtaatttatttggaatatttggGACCTAGCTATGTTCTTTAAAATTAAGTTGCCTTCTCTCGTCCgtatatgataataaaaatacataaaaaggttaaaatatgctgttGGTCCTTCTACTTTGACAATTTGAGATTTCAatcctctctcttcttttttaatttaaaaattctagtGTCATATCATACAAGGATaatcttataaaaaatttaatttgatcaattttgataaaaagtaatttatgattttaatgaTTAGATTGAGATTTCAAATAaaagaaagtgaattgaatatgTAACTTTTATAATACAAATACTAAATCTTCAATTTTGTCAACATACAGTGACTAACAGCATATATTAAGCATAAATAAAAACCTATCTGCTAATAGCTACTCCGATCAGTCTCAGTCCGGGTCTTTATACGCACTCATGCATTAGACTCACTACCCACCCACCAGTTGCATTTCAATCCAGAAAACAGAAATTGATACCTTTATGGATGCCATGTTCGTTGAATCAGAAATTGACTATATAAGCAGAAAAAAGACTGACAGAGAAGCAGCAAGTGAAAAAGTAACATTAAAAACAAACATAACAGAGAACTTATGATATCACTGTTATCAACTTGATAGCAAAAATT includes these proteins:
- the LOC107897233 gene encoding E3 ubiquitin-protein ligase At1g63170, which translates into the protein MDSSSPEEGSEQTDHYPLLMERVESHNGEEHIIDIMRRDDASSSTSQDERPSGVDLTQSEDRPSSSTQTPTNRTSSSSNRLNSRNSSFARNSEGYGRRRRSPLNSGLWISVELVVTVSQIIASVVILSLSRDEKPQAPLFAWVVGYASGCVATLPILYWRFRNRNRGIEHDLSHSHEGSSLGNPNESTPYTAISVTQASDEENNGNTESATRNTQTAGSLSTRLNGLVDHFKMALDCFFAVWFVVGSVWIFGGHASPSDAPKLYRLCMVFLTFSCIGYAMPFILCATICCCLPCIISILSTREDLSQTRGASTESINALPTYKFKSKKTANDDGQEDSTGEGGVLAAGTEKERLISGEDAACCICLANYVDDDELRELPCDHVFHVECVDKWLKINASCPLCKSEIGESSAALPLARDSN